The Streptomyces achromogenes genome window below encodes:
- the hemQ gene encoding hydrogen peroxide-dependent heme synthase → MSDDASTTEPGRIPNKGKLAKDLNEVIRYTLWSVFRLKDALPEDRAGLADEVQELFDQLAAKDVTIRGTYDLSGLRADADLMIWWHAETADQLQEAYNLFRRTKLGRALEPVWSNMALHRPAEFNRSHIPAFLADETARDYVSVYPFVRSYDWYLLPDEDRRRMLADHGKMARGYPDVRANTVASFSLGDYEWILAFEADELHRIVDLMRHLRASEARMHVREEVPFYTGRRKSVADLVAGLA, encoded by the coding sequence ATGAGTGACGACGCCTCCACCACCGAGCCCGGCAGGATCCCGAACAAGGGCAAGCTGGCCAAGGACCTCAACGAGGTCATCCGTTACACCCTGTGGTCCGTCTTCAGGCTGAAGGACGCGCTGCCCGAGGACCGCGCGGGCCTCGCCGACGAGGTGCAGGAGCTGTTCGACCAGCTCGCCGCCAAGGACGTGACGATCCGCGGCACGTACGACCTGTCCGGTCTGCGCGCCGACGCCGACCTCATGATCTGGTGGCACGCCGAGACCGCCGACCAGCTCCAGGAGGCGTACAACCTCTTCCGCCGTACGAAGCTGGGCCGCGCCCTCGAGCCGGTCTGGTCGAACATGGCGCTGCACCGCCCGGCCGAGTTCAACCGCTCGCACATCCCGGCGTTCCTCGCCGACGAGACGGCCCGCGACTACGTGAGCGTCTACCCCTTCGTGCGCTCCTACGACTGGTACCTGCTGCCCGACGAGGACCGCCGCCGCATGCTCGCCGACCACGGCAAGATGGCCCGCGGCTACCCGGACGTCCGCGCCAACACGGTCGCCTCGTTCTCGCTCGGCGACTACGAGTGGATCCTGGCCTTCGAGGCGGACGAACTGCACCGCATCGTCGACCTCATGCGCCATCTGCGTGCCTCGGAGGCCCGTATGCACGTCCGCGAGGAGGTCCCGTTCTACACGGGCCGCCGCAAGTCCGTGGCGGATCTGGTCGCCGGGCTGGCCTGA
- a CDS encoding alpha/beta hydrolase has product MRAAALHSAAGALLLTALSAVPAGGVPGAAAGRSPASGVALAAARAAERGVAFGACAEAEELPAAMQCGTVAVPLDYARPDGKQIKLTISRVQATHRDPHNSKHRVPRQGALVFNPGGPGGSGLYFPLIGLLPEWKRIGAAYDLVGYDPRGVGRSAPLSCQDPKRFFKGPSPAPAHPSEPYKRERIAQAKAYARGCAKRAGGALRHYNSLNNARDLDVLRAALGEERLTFMGASYGTYFGAVYATLFPSHVRRMVFDAAVNPDPAQIWYRNNLDQSMAFESRWTDFREWIAAHDDVYGLGDTAEEVLVSYERARARLAAEPAGGKVGPGQLQGAFLQAGYYDDYWPARAQALSEYLKGDPKQLIAQAGPVQGAAAEAENANAVYTAVECNDAPWPTDWKVWDRDNTRLARVAPFETWDNVWANLPCAYWPAPRQRPLDVRTGPGELPPTLILAAERDAAAPYDGALEMHRRLSGSVLVTERDAGTHGIAGGPNRCVNGHFEAYLLEGRLPARRSACAAHAEPKPLASR; this is encoded by the coding sequence ATGAGAGCCGCCGCCCTCCACTCGGCCGCAGGAGCCCTGCTGCTGACCGCCCTCTCCGCCGTCCCGGCGGGTGGCGTCCCGGGCGCGGCCGCCGGGCGTTCCCCGGCGTCCGGTGTGGCGCTCGCCGCCGCGCGGGCCGCGGAGAGGGGCGTCGCCTTCGGGGCCTGCGCCGAGGCGGAGGAACTGCCCGCCGCCATGCAGTGCGGCACGGTCGCCGTACCGCTGGACTACGCCCGTCCGGACGGCAAGCAGATCAAGCTGACCATCAGCCGGGTGCAGGCCACCCACCGGGACCCGCACAACAGCAAGCACCGGGTGCCCCGGCAGGGCGCCCTGGTCTTCAACCCGGGCGGCCCCGGCGGCTCGGGGCTGTACTTCCCGCTGATCGGGCTCCTGCCGGAGTGGAAGCGCATCGGGGCGGCCTACGACCTCGTCGGCTACGACCCGCGCGGTGTCGGCCGTTCGGCGCCCCTGTCCTGCCAGGACCCCAAGCGCTTCTTCAAGGGCCCCTCCCCCGCGCCGGCGCATCCCTCGGAGCCGTACAAGCGGGAGCGCATCGCGCAGGCCAAGGCGTACGCGCGGGGCTGCGCGAAGCGGGCGGGCGGCGCGCTGCGGCACTACAACTCGCTCAACAACGCCCGCGACCTGGACGTGCTGCGGGCCGCGCTGGGCGAGGAACGGCTGACGTTCATGGGCGCGTCGTACGGAACGTACTTCGGGGCGGTGTACGCGACGCTGTTCCCCTCCCACGTGCGGCGCATGGTGTTCGACGCGGCCGTGAACCCGGACCCGGCGCAGATCTGGTACCGCAACAACCTCGACCAGTCGATGGCGTTCGAGAGCCGCTGGACGGACTTCCGCGAGTGGATCGCCGCGCACGACGACGTGTACGGACTCGGCGACACCGCGGAGGAGGTGCTGGTCAGCTACGAGCGGGCGCGGGCCCGGCTCGCCGCGGAACCGGCCGGCGGGAAGGTCGGGCCGGGCCAGCTCCAGGGCGCGTTCCTGCAGGCCGGGTACTACGACGACTACTGGCCCGCTCGCGCGCAGGCGCTGTCGGAGTACCTGAAGGGCGATCCGAAGCAGCTGATCGCGCAGGCCGGTCCGGTGCAGGGGGCCGCCGCGGAGGCGGAGAACGCGAACGCCGTGTACACGGCCGTGGAGTGCAACGACGCGCCGTGGCCGACGGACTGGAAGGTGTGGGACCGCGACAACACGCGCCTCGCGCGTGTCGCGCCGTTCGAGACCTGGGACAACGTGTGGGCGAATCTGCCCTGCGCGTACTGGCCGGCGCCCCGGCAGCGGCCGCTCGACGTGCGGACCGGGCCGGGCGAGCTGCCCCCCACGCTGATCCTGGCCGCCGAGCGGGATGCCGCCGCGCCCTATGACGGGGCGCTGGAGATGCACCGCCGTCTGTCGGGGTCGGTGCTGGTGACGGAGCGGGACGCCGGCACCCACGGCATCGCGGGCGGCCCCAACCGCTGCGTCAACGGGCATTTCGAGGCGTATCTGCTGGAGGGACGGCTCCCGGCCCGGCGCTCCGCCTGCGCGGCGCACGCGGAGCCGAAACCGCTCGCGTCGCGGTAA
- a CDS encoding DUF4142 domain-containing protein — protein MRPRPPVQGRGIFSGTGLIITCLAATLAALVFPIWSYADRVDTGVNVLNAETVSTQYGPLSALDREFVTKVRLAGLWELPAGRQAETKGTTEAVRTAGRHLVEGHAFLDERVRQVASQLGLSLPNEPNDQQQGWLSVLTSAQGRQFDWEFANILRLAHGRVFSVVAQVRASTRNSLVRALADDANTTVLDHIKVLEATGYVDFDALARDMAADVTPPLGRSPAPPGPTTDPGPVVPLTVSPNPTYPLPPAAASPPPAG, from the coding sequence ATGCGACCGCGACCCCCGGTCCAGGGCAGAGGCATCTTCAGCGGTACCGGACTCATCATCACGTGCCTGGCCGCCACCCTCGCAGCGCTGGTCTTCCCGATCTGGTCGTACGCCGACCGGGTGGACACCGGCGTGAACGTGCTCAACGCGGAGACGGTGTCGACGCAGTACGGGCCGCTGTCCGCGCTGGACCGGGAGTTCGTCACCAAGGTCCGGCTGGCGGGGCTGTGGGAGCTGCCCGCCGGCCGCCAGGCGGAGACGAAGGGCACCACCGAGGCGGTGCGCACGGCGGGCCGGCACCTCGTCGAGGGACACGCCTTCCTGGACGAGCGGGTCCGCCAAGTCGCCTCCCAGCTGGGCCTCTCGCTGCCGAACGAACCCAACGACCAGCAACAGGGCTGGCTGAGCGTGCTGACCTCGGCCCAAGGCCGGCAGTTCGACTGGGAGTTCGCCAACATCCTGCGCCTCGCGCACGGCCGGGTGTTCTCCGTCGTCGCCCAGGTACGGGCGAGCACCCGCAACTCCCTGGTCCGGGCACTCGCCGACGACGCCAACACCACCGTGCTGGACCACATCAAGGTCCTGGAGGCCACCGGGTACGTCGACTTCGACGCCCTCGCCCGGGACATGGCCGCCGACGTCACGCCGCCCCTCGGCCGCTCACCCGCCCCGCCGGGCCCGACCACCGACCCCGGGCCGGTCGTGCCGCTCACCGTGTCGCCGAACCCCACGTACCCGCTCCCGCCGGCCGCGGCCAGTCCGCCGCCCGCAGGCTGA
- a CDS encoding DUF692 domain-containing protein, whose protein sequence is MVRLGTGIGWRPEIADAVERMRGIDWVEAVAENVCPGHLPASLLRLRERGVTVIPHGVSLGLGDAERPDAGRLTALAERAEALGSPLVTEHIAFVRAGGPLTASARLEAGHLLPVPRTRDALDVLCENVRIAQAALPVPLAVENIAALVAWPGEEMTEGQFLYELADRTGVRLLVDVANLHTNHVNRGEDPAKALAELPLEALAYVHVAGGFERDGVWHDSHAHPVPRPVLDVLTDLASRVSPPGVLLERDDNFPEPAELERELGAIREAVELGSALRGTTVPSDADVEVAVAAASTTACADVSVADGAAAGAAGRTPERTPPGEATRQRLGLAQTALLSALVAGTPVPEGFDRVRLGVQARALAAKRADVVAKVAPELPLILGSGYRAAFVAYAQGNPMHAGYRQDALDFAAQLLRDGRPGAGGARRELHRWWLDRSGPAPRRSSRLGLGLGRAGRSLIRR, encoded by the coding sequence ATGGTGCGACTGGGAACGGGGATCGGCTGGCGGCCGGAGATCGCGGACGCCGTGGAGCGTATGCGGGGCATCGACTGGGTCGAGGCCGTCGCCGAGAACGTGTGTCCCGGCCACCTGCCCGCATCGCTGCTGCGGCTGCGCGAGCGCGGGGTCACCGTGATCCCGCACGGCGTCTCGCTCGGGCTCGGCGACGCGGAGCGCCCCGACGCGGGCCGGCTGACCGCGCTCGCCGAACGGGCCGAGGCCCTCGGCTCGCCGCTGGTCACCGAGCACATCGCGTTCGTCCGCGCGGGCGGCCCGCTGACGGCGTCCGCGCGGCTGGAGGCCGGCCATCTGCTGCCCGTGCCGCGCACCCGGGACGCGCTCGACGTGCTGTGCGAGAACGTGCGCATCGCGCAGGCGGCGCTGCCCGTCCCGCTGGCCGTCGAGAACATCGCCGCGCTCGTGGCGTGGCCCGGCGAGGAGATGACCGAGGGGCAGTTTCTGTACGAGCTCGCCGACCGCACCGGTGTGCGCCTGCTCGTCGACGTGGCCAACCTGCACACCAACCACGTCAACCGGGGTGAGGACCCCGCCAAAGCGCTCGCCGAGCTGCCGTTGGAGGCCCTCGCCTACGTCCATGTCGCGGGCGGCTTCGAGCGGGACGGCGTCTGGCACGACAGCCACGCCCACCCGGTGCCCCGCCCGGTCCTCGACGTCCTGACCGACCTCGCGTCCCGGGTGTCGCCGCCGGGAGTGCTGTTGGAGCGGGACGACAACTTCCCCGAACCGGCCGAACTGGAGCGGGAGTTGGGCGCGATCAGGGAGGCCGTGGAGCTCGGCTCGGCCCTCCGCGGAACGACCGTGCCCAGCGACGCGGACGTCGAAGTCGCTGTTGCGGCTGCGTCCACAACCGCTTGCGCAGACGTTTCCGTCGCGGACGGTGCTGCCGCGGGCGCCGCCGGCCGGACGCCGGAGCGGACTCCTCCCGGCGAGGCGACCCGTCAGCGTCTCGGCCTCGCCCAGACGGCCCTGCTGTCCGCGCTGGTCGCCGGGACACCGGTTCCGGAGGGTTTCGACCGGGTGCGACTCGGCGTCCAGGCGCGGGCGTTGGCGGCGAAGCGGGCCGACGTGGTGGCGAAGGTGGCGCCGGAGCTGCCGCTGATCCTGGGAAGCGGTTACCGAGCAGCTTTCGTCGCCTATGCCCAGGGCAACCCCATGCACGCCGGTTACCGGCAGGACGCCCTCGACTTCGCCGCACAGCTCCTGCGGGATGGCCGTCCCGGGGCGGGAGGGGCACGCCGTGAGCTGCACCGCTGGTGGCTGGACCGCTCGGGTCCCGCCCCACGCCGGAGCTCGCGGCTCGGGCTCGGACTCGGACGGGCGGGGCGGTCGCTGATCCGCCGATGA
- a CDS encoding peptidyl-tRNA hydrolase, giving the protein MSESPFQTEPNPRDRAPQFVLPLVVRVEKSAPPARVDALETAARAVLVMLGDERSVEDGEWAQVMRDWQDARIRKVVRRARGAEWRRAAELPGITVTGKSAEVRVFPPVPLDGWPKELAKLQVSGTDLDDPEPPGAVEPGTVVLWMSPEVDMTAGKAMAQAGHGAQLAWWELSDAQRAVWREAGFPLAVRTAPPQRWRELTASGLPLVRDAGFTEIAPGSCTVVADHPDLRAR; this is encoded by the coding sequence GTGAGTGAGAGCCCGTTCCAGACCGAGCCGAACCCCCGTGACCGGGCACCGCAGTTCGTGCTGCCCCTCGTCGTGCGGGTGGAGAAGTCCGCTCCCCCCGCGCGCGTCGACGCCCTGGAGACCGCCGCCCGCGCCGTGCTCGTGATGCTCGGCGACGAGCGGTCCGTCGAGGACGGAGAGTGGGCGCAGGTCATGCGGGACTGGCAGGACGCCCGGATCCGCAAGGTGGTGCGGCGGGCCCGGGGGGCGGAGTGGCGGCGGGCGGCGGAGCTGCCGGGCATCACCGTCACCGGGAAGTCGGCGGAGGTACGGGTGTTCCCGCCCGTGCCGCTGGACGGCTGGCCGAAGGAACTGGCGAAGCTCCAGGTCTCCGGGACCGATCTCGACGACCCGGAACCGCCCGGCGCCGTGGAGCCGGGGACGGTCGTGCTCTGGATGAGCCCCGAGGTGGACATGACGGCGGGGAAGGCGATGGCGCAGGCCGGGCACGGCGCGCAGCTCGCCTGGTGGGAACTGTCGGACGCGCAGCGGGCCGTGTGGCGCGAGGCGGGCTTTCCGCTCGCCGTGCGGACCGCACCGCCCCAGCGCTGGCGTGAGCTGACGGCGAGCGGACTGCCGCTGGTGCGGGACGCGGGGTTCACCGAGATCGCGCCGGGCAGCTGCACGGTCGTCGCGGACCATCCGGACCTGCGCGCCCGCTGA
- a CDS encoding ATP-binding cassette domain-containing protein, translated as MELDLRLEDVGRRYGLHGPWVLRHVTLRPAPGTLTRVAGANGTGKSTLLRLLARVDAPTEGRVTGRPRTAYVPERFPAALPFTAAGYLTHLGAVHGLSRPAAERAADHWLDRFGAAAHAGTPMNRLSKGTSQKVAVAQALLAEPDLLILDEAWTGLDADARAELERAVAERTAAGAAVVFVDHDPRRLADATDVVLTVRDGGLHARVDADARPDSAPTGPHTTVEVHGPAAALPLEALRLATSAEQTAGRRHRLTVPASHSDVLLRALLSADPPWHVVSVRQEESRP; from the coding sequence ATGGAACTCGATCTACGCCTCGAGGATGTGGGCCGCCGCTACGGCTTACACGGCCCCTGGGTGCTGCGTCACGTGACCCTGCGCCCGGCGCCCGGCACGCTCACCCGCGTCGCGGGCGCCAACGGGACCGGAAAGTCCACCCTGCTGCGCCTGCTGGCCCGCGTCGACGCCCCCACCGAGGGCAGGGTCACCGGCCGACCCCGCACCGCCTACGTCCCCGAACGCTTCCCCGCCGCCCTCCCGTTCACCGCCGCCGGCTACCTCACGCACCTCGGCGCCGTGCACGGTCTGTCCCGCCCGGCCGCCGAGCGCGCCGCGGACCACTGGCTGGACCGCTTCGGCGCCGCCGCGCACGCCGGCACCCCGATGAACCGTCTGTCGAAGGGCACCAGCCAGAAGGTCGCCGTGGCGCAGGCGCTCCTCGCCGAGCCCGACCTGCTGATCCTGGACGAGGCGTGGACCGGCCTGGACGCGGACGCCCGGGCCGAACTCGAGCGGGCCGTCGCCGAGCGGACGGCGGCCGGCGCGGCCGTCGTCTTCGTCGACCACGACCCCCGCCGACTCGCCGACGCCACCGACGTCGTACTCACCGTCCGGGACGGCGGTCTGCACGCGCGCGTGGACGCCGACGCCCGCCCGGACTCCGCGCCCACCGGCCCGCACACGACGGTCGAGGTGCACGGTCCGGCCGCGGCCCTGCCGCTGGAAGCGCTCCGGCTGGCCACCTCCGCCGAGCAGACGGCCGGGCGCCGCCACCGGCTCACCGTCCCCGCCTCGCACTCCGACGTCCTGCTCCGCGCCCTGCTGAGCGCCGACCCGCCGTGGCACGTGGTGAGCGTCCGTCAAGAAGAGAGCCGCCCGTGA
- a CDS encoding ABC transporter, with product MTALLRYQSALLVRSQRWLPPFLLYAVFLGVGVQGGQPLLDSLGYTAAFLLPVAAWLVRICVSNEPPAARTVVAAAVGPARAHLACVLVALSAAAAFGVAATALVTFVSDPVGSDHQRRVPVLDAVGAGLLAVLTCALLGAAVGALTAWPVLRSPGRAVPALLLAALLALVVSGSPAHAAVSGLVGGSRTATVHLPLWPTAAAALLGAAAIAAACALTSRRSP from the coding sequence GTGACCGCCCTGCTGCGCTACCAGAGCGCCCTGCTCGTCCGCTCGCAGCGCTGGCTGCCGCCGTTCCTGCTGTACGCCGTCTTCCTCGGCGTCGGCGTGCAGGGCGGTCAGCCCCTGCTGGACTCGCTCGGCTACACGGCCGCGTTCCTGCTGCCCGTGGCCGCCTGGCTGGTGCGGATCTGCGTCTCCAACGAGCCGCCGGCCGCCCGCACCGTCGTCGCAGCGGCGGTCGGGCCCGCGCGGGCCCATCTGGCCTGTGTGCTGGTCGCGCTGTCCGCGGCTGCGGCGTTCGGCGTGGCGGCGACCGCGCTCGTCACCTTCGTCAGCGACCCGGTCGGCAGTGATCACCAGCGGCGCGTCCCGGTCCTCGATGCGGTCGGCGCGGGCCTGCTCGCCGTCCTGACCTGCGCGCTGCTCGGCGCGGCCGTCGGCGCGCTCACCGCCTGGCCGGTACTGCGCTCGCCGGGCCGGGCGGTTCCCGCGCTGCTGCTGGCGGCCCTGCTGGCGCTGGTGGTGAGCGGGTCCCCGGCGCACGCGGCCGTCAGCGGCCTGGTCGGCGGCTCCCGGACGGCCACCGTCCACCTGCCGCTGTGGCCGACGGCTGCGGCGGCCCTGCTGGGCGCGGCCGCGATCGCCGCCGCCTGCGCGCTGACGTCCCGCCGGTCGCCCTGA
- a CDS encoding polysaccharide deacetylase family protein, with protein sequence MILPACRRQAAALCALTAALAALTGCGTPERPVAARTAAPASTAASGPATTPASPGASASAASPASPSAASATAAAPSRPPTLAPGPAGLTPVFRSAPRAAGRTVALTFDADMTADQGPRAAAGEHFDNPGLIAALRELKVPSTVFMTGRWAEEYPDQARSLGRDPRFEIANHSYSHHAFTGDCYGLPTVPEDRMRTDVERAYSAFRKAGVPDAMPYFRFPGGCYDSRALRAVSGTGVTAVQWDVVSGDAFATDADAVARQVLDGVRPGSVVVMHCTRSAAPTTEQAVRTIVPELRRRGYRFVKVSELIAAAGGRR encoded by the coding sequence ATGATCCTTCCTGCGTGCCGTCGTCAGGCCGCCGCTCTCTGCGCCCTCACGGCCGCCCTCGCCGCGCTCACCGGCTGCGGCACTCCCGAGCGTCCGGTGGCCGCCCGTACCGCCGCCCCCGCCTCCACCGCGGCCTCCGGGCCCGCGACGACGCCCGCCTCACCCGGGGCTTCCGCCTCCGCCGCAAGCCCGGCTTCCCCGTCCGCCGCATCCGCCACAGCCGCCGCACCCTCCCGGCCCCCGACCCTGGCCCCCGGTCCGGCGGGACTCACCCCCGTCTTCCGCAGTGCGCCCCGCGCCGCCGGCAGGACGGTCGCCCTCACCTTCGACGCCGACATGACCGCCGACCAGGGGCCCCGGGCGGCGGCCGGCGAGCACTTCGACAACCCCGGGCTGATCGCGGCGCTGCGCGAGCTGAAGGTGCCGTCCACCGTGTTCATGACCGGCCGCTGGGCCGAGGAGTACCCGGACCAGGCCCGCTCGCTCGGCCGTGACCCGCGGTTCGAGATCGCCAACCACTCCTACAGCCACCACGCCTTCACCGGTGACTGCTACGGGCTGCCGACCGTCCCCGAGGACCGGATGAGAACGGATGTCGAACGCGCTTACTCGGCGTTCCGCAAAGCGGGCGTGCCGGACGCGATGCCGTACTTCCGTTTCCCCGGCGGCTGCTACGACAGCCGGGCGCTGCGCGCGGTGAGCGGCACCGGAGTGACCGCGGTGCAGTGGGACGTGGTGAGCGGGGACGCCTTCGCCACCGACGCGGACGCCGTGGCCCGGCAGGTGCTGGACGGAGTGCGGCCCGGCTCGGTGGTCGTCATGCACTGCACCCGCAGCGCGGCCCCGACGACCGAACAGGCGGTGCGGACGATCGTCCCGGAACTGCGCCGGCGCGGATACCGCTTCGTCAAGGTTTCCGAGCTGATCGCGGCGGCCGGCGGACGGCGGTGA
- a CDS encoding PhoX family protein, giving the protein MSATRRQILAGTGALGVGASIAFTGALSDLFAGTAAAQGLGHEGYGPLVPDPHGLLDLPKGFRYRVLSREGEPLRSGEGPVPSNHDGMTALPGHGGRVHLVRNHENRPTAAHPVPTVKGLTYDPAGKGGCTALTLDSRGKVLSERVAIAGTAVNCAGGPTPWHTWLTCEETEDKAGTNGYTKDHGFIFEVDPSDPRRTGAVPLTAMGRFQHEAIAVDPRCGIVYETEDAFLHPFGLFYRFLPEKPLGGVGSLRAGGRLQAMRVPGVPDLSSIQDTGRVFEDIEWVDVPDPLAAETPIRLQDFGPKGITHAQKLEGCYWGGRCVYFVSSFARGADGSAADHFGQIWRYDPQRRRLTLVIVFGPDTDVRLPGESPDNICLAPSGGLMVCEDGNGAQHVFGVTRSGEVYAMARGRQNIGTPEEPEWGEFAGVTFSPDGDTMYVNCYTPGTTFAVTGPWRR; this is encoded by the coding sequence ATGTCCGCGACACGACGTCAGATCCTCGCCGGCACCGGTGCGCTGGGGGTGGGCGCGAGCATCGCGTTCACCGGCGCCCTCTCCGACCTCTTCGCGGGCACCGCGGCCGCGCAGGGCCTCGGTCACGAGGGGTACGGCCCCCTCGTCCCCGACCCGCACGGCCTCCTCGACCTCCCCAAGGGCTTCCGCTACCGGGTCCTGTCCCGCGAGGGCGAACCGCTGCGTTCCGGCGAGGGCCCGGTGCCCTCGAACCACGACGGCATGACGGCACTCCCGGGGCACGGCGGCCGCGTGCACCTGGTCCGCAACCACGAGAACCGTCCCACCGCCGCCCATCCCGTTCCCACCGTCAAGGGCCTGACCTACGACCCGGCCGGCAAGGGCGGCTGTACGGCCCTGACGCTCGACTCCCGGGGCAAGGTGCTCTCCGAGCGGGTCGCGATCGCGGGTACGGCCGTCAACTGCGCGGGGGGACCGACCCCGTGGCACACCTGGCTGACCTGCGAGGAGACCGAGGACAAAGCCGGCACAAACGGTTACACCAAGGATCACGGCTTCATCTTCGAGGTCGACCCGTCCGACCCGCGCCGCACCGGAGCCGTGCCGCTGACCGCGATGGGCCGTTTCCAGCACGAGGCGATCGCCGTCGACCCGCGGTGCGGAATCGTTTACGAGACGGAGGACGCGTTTCTTCACCCGTTCGGCCTTTTCTATCGCTTCCTGCCGGAGAAGCCGCTGGGCGGCGTGGGCTCGCTGCGCGCGGGCGGCCGACTGCAGGCGATGCGGGTGCCCGGCGTGCCGGACCTGTCCTCCATCCAGGACACGGGCCGTGTGTTCGAGGACATCGAATGGGTCGACGTGCCGGACCCCCTCGCCGCCGAAACCCCGATCCGGTTGCAGGACTTCGGCCCGAAGGGCATCACCCACGCCCAGAAGCTGGAGGGCTGTTACTGGGGCGGGCGGTGCGTGTACTTCGTGTCGTCGTTCGCGCGCGGGGCGGACGGCTCGGCGGCCGACCACTTCGGGCAGATCTGGCGCTACGACCCGCAGCGCCGCCGTCTCACCCTCGTCATCGTCTTCGGACCGGACACGGACGTGCGGCTGCCGGGCGAGTCCCCGGACAACATCTGCCTCGCGCCCAGCGGCGGCCTGATGGTCTGCGAGGACGGCAACGGCGCGCAGCACGTCTTCGGCGTGACCAGGAGCGGCGAGGTCTACGCGATGGCGCGGGGGCGCCAGAACATCGGCACGCCCGAGGAGCCCGAGTGGGGCGAGTTCGCCGGAGTCACCTTCTCCCCCGACGGCGACACGATGTACGTCAACTGCTACACCCCCGGCACGACGTTCGCGGTGACGGGCCCCTGGCGGCGCTGA
- a CDS encoding slipin family protein: MLEELLGAAAAVVAGGLVYLGAAARVVKQYERGVVLRLGRLHGDVRRPGFTVVIPAVDRLRKVNMQIVTMPIPAQEGITRDNVTVRVDAVVYFRVVDAPAAVINVEDYRFAVSQMAQTSLRSIIGKSELDDLLSNREKLNEGLELMIDSPAIGWGVQIDRVEIKDVSLPDAMKRSMARQAEADRERRARIINADAELQASKKLAEAAAEMSEQPAALQLRLLQTVVAVAAEKNSTLVLPFPVELLRFLEKAQQQPPAQQPQQQRPPPPHHSGEQPVAEQRQQQAFTQPSQWQPLPQQTQEPPAAPSAPPPPKAADG; encoded by the coding sequence ATGCTCGAGGAGCTGCTGGGCGCGGCCGCGGCGGTCGTCGCGGGAGGCCTCGTGTACCTCGGGGCCGCCGCACGGGTCGTCAAGCAGTACGAGCGCGGGGTGGTCCTGCGGCTCGGCCGGCTGCACGGCGACGTCCGCCGGCCCGGGTTCACCGTCGTCATCCCCGCGGTGGACCGGCTGCGCAAGGTCAACATGCAGATCGTGACGATGCCCATTCCGGCCCAGGAAGGCATCACCCGCGACAACGTGACCGTACGGGTCGACGCGGTCGTGTACTTCCGTGTGGTGGACGCGCCGGCCGCGGTCATCAACGTCGAGGACTACCGGTTCGCCGTCTCCCAGATGGCGCAGACCTCGCTGCGCTCGATCATCGGCAAGAGCGAGCTGGACGACCTGCTGTCCAACCGGGAGAAGCTCAACGAGGGGCTGGAGCTGATGATCGACAGCCCGGCCATCGGGTGGGGCGTGCAGATCGACCGGGTCGAGATCAAGGACGTCTCCCTGCCGGACGCCATGAAGCGTTCGATGGCCCGGCAGGCCGAGGCCGACCGCGAACGCCGGGCCCGGATCATCAACGCCGACGCGGAACTCCAGGCGTCGAAGAAACTCGCCGAGGCGGCCGCGGAGATGTCCGAGCAGCCTGCCGCACTCCAACTGCGGCTGCTGCAGACGGTGGTGGCGGTCGCCGCGGAGAAGAACTCCACCCTCGTGCTGCCGTTTCCGGTGGAGCTGCTGCGTTTCCTGGAGAAAGCCCAGCAGCAACCGCCCGCACAACAGCCTCAGCAGCAGCGGCCACCGCCTCCGCACCATTCCGGGGAGCAACCGGTCGCGGAACAGCGTCAGCAGCAAGCGTTCACGCAACCGTCGCAGTGGCAACCGCTTCCCCAGCAGACCCAGGAGCCGCCGGCGGCGCCGTCTGCTCCGCCCCCTCCCAAGGCCGCCGACGGGTGA